Part of the Lolium rigidum isolate FL_2022 chromosome 6, APGP_CSIRO_Lrig_0.1, whole genome shotgun sequence genome, CCTTTCCATAATCGATTGAGACATATGAAAGTATCAATCGACTGGGATGTAGGCGGAGCAAAATATTAACGGGTGAGTAATAGaatgtgcaagtatttcgtttctTATACCCTCAGTTACAAGACAACGGGCCCGCTGGAAACTCGAATATCATGTGCTATTTCACGGAAGCAGAAATGGGCGGAGAAGGTAGTAAGAAGTTGATGAGGATTTTGTTGAAGAGCTTGGAATCCTCCTGTTGCGGCAGATGACCCGTATTGGGGATAATCTTCAGCGTCACCTTCTCGCCAAGCTTCCTGCAGATAATTAATTTTCATTAATTTGCGCATATATTCACCGTATCAATATAACTCATGTGATAGTTCACTGCTCGAGGGAGCACGATCAGTTAAAAAATTGGTAGTAGATGGGATCATATTGGAACTTACTCTTTGACCTTGTGGGCTTTCTCCAACGGAAAAATCTGGTCGAACTCTCCCCAAACGATCAacacttcctgcaatatttacaTATATCACGTGGTCATGCGAATAATGTTAGCTAGTAACTAATTGACCAATATAGTTGTGGTAACTAATATGATGGTGGTATTTAGTTAGCTACCTGAGGGAGAGGAGCGATCTTGAAGCCATGCCCGGTGGCGATCCCCTTGATGAGCTGTATCTTCCCCTCTCTTTGGGCACCGAAGCATTTCTGCATTATTAATGTAGTGAACTAAGTATAGTTGAAATTTATCAAACATAACGGAGCATTCTAACTTTCTTTTTGCGTGTTATTGGTATCTCAGcggtattaatatattctctttaccgGGGAAAAAACCTGCTCTCTCTCTCTAAAAACTTTTACATGCTCTAAAGTTGACAAACAATTTCGAGAAGGTACACATGCCATAGTGAGAAGAGAAAATATCCCGTGGAACTATGTTGAGAAGTTCTAAAAAGAATGGCATGCTAGATATGTGATGTTATACAAAGTTGTACAATATGAAATCCAAACTCATATTTATTTGAAAGGTACACGAAAACGAAATATGCATGAATAATGATGATGTATTGTTTCCACTATTAATTGCTGAATTTTGTTTTATAAACTTTTTAAATGGAAATTGTAAATGTTAATATTCTTTCTACATACTCTGCTATGAGATTAAATGttaatattatttttaataatttttaGAAATTTAAAAGATAACTTTCATTTGTTTTCACTGGTTTCCACATCATAGCGTGGTTTACACCAGATATTTTCTCTACTAAGAATTACTCAAGTGTACATTATAGAGAATGTGGCAATGACATGCATGCATCGTGCTTCCCCCATGGTGACGAATCAAACTTTGAGTATAGGGAAATAGATTGGTGCAGATGTGATTCCCCACCAAATtgttggtgagttgggagatgatttGTGAACCTTTTTGTAAAGAACATGCATGATTTGTTAACTTTAATCATGGAGGCCATATATTATTACTACTAGTACAAACTTTTTCAGTTGCCCCTGTGGCTTCAATGTGAAAGTACCCTTTACGAGACTTTTACGTACAGGACGTGCATGCACCATGTACGTAGCAACAGTCGTGGACGATGTATTGTACGGCGGGTGTGCGTACGTACCCGGAGGAGTTCGCGCGCGAGGCACTCGGGGAGGTACTTGGGCGGGTCGTGGGCGCCGATGGCCATGAGCCGCCGCAGCGCCTTGGTGTCCGCCGGCACCATCAGCTCCGTCACCTCCGCCACGCCGCCCTTGGCCGCCAGCACCCGGTCGTCCTCCGGCCCCTTGGTCAGGTCCGAGCTGCACAGCGCCACCTTCCCCACCCTCCACCTTCCTCCCTGCACTTGCAGCGCACGGGCCAGGTGGTACGCCACCAACCCGCCGTAGCTGGTGCCCACCACGTGCACCTcccgcggctcctcctcctcgccgcctccgacGCCGGCGAGGAGCGCGGCGATGTTGGCGGCCTGGAAGGCGTCGGAGCGGTCCGGGGCGCGGGTGGTGGAGGGGCCGAAGAAGAGGAGCGTGGGGACGAGGATGTCGAAGTGCCGGGAGAGCGGGCCCACCTGCGACGCCCACTGCCATGTCGGGTCCGGGCCGAAGCCGTGGATGagcaccaccaccggccgccgcTGCTTGCCGTCGCTGCCATTCTTGGAGTTGGATTTGGAGTCGGAGGAAGGGGGGACGAGGGAGGGGCTGGCCCAGAAGTGGAGCGTGGTGtcggcgtcgacggcggcggagctggaCCGGAGGCCGGCGGAGGTGAAGGCGCGCCGGAACACGGCGTTCAGGATGGACACCACGCCGAACCCCATGGCTAATATATGTGTCTCGACTCTCAGGATCTCACTCTCCGCTTTGTGACTCTATCGCTCTCTCTGCTTCTGCAATGGAGATCTCTCTGCAATGTGCTTCAGCCTCTTATATATAATCCCCCTCTTTCCAGGTACGTACATAAGCATTAGGTTTTGTTGCTTAACTACTTCTTATGTTGGTAGGTGTGGTTGGAGACTTCGAGTGTGCGATACTTTCGAATGAACTTTTCAACAGAAGTTGTAGCCGATACAGTGATATGAATTATTAGTACTTGAGCATGATGGCGTCttgcttcttcttttcttccgccTTTTGCCTTTCTTTACACCATCTTCACCGGCGGCCTCAACAGGGGCTCCAACAGGGATtagggtgtttctacacccggatgcatatgcaccctttatttaaaatgtatttaaacatatttaaaaatatCAAATAGATAAATAAAATATCTCATGAATATCAGGTTACATGCTCATAAAATTGTTTCAGTAAAAACCGACATTGTCCTGAGCAAAAAAGATAATTTTTTTTGCTAAAGGAGTCTACTTCtcgagatttttttttctttttacacatAGCACAAAAATtatcggttttatgtgaaactttacgtgcacacatagaacatgtccatctacatgtaaaaaaaattcctaattaatttaaccttttaaaatatattttatacatAACAGGTGTATATACACCCAGATTCAGTTTTGGGTTTCCGCTCCAATAGCTCTATTAAGCCGTCAGCTGTATTTTAGGCTCACACCAATCAGGGAGATGGAGCTAGAGGGAAAGTTTCCCTAATGCATATGACAACTTTGCAGCCTTGCGATCTGGATTTATGGCTTTCATGATGCACTTTTCTCACTCAACCCTGATGCATTGGTCTTGTGAAGTTTGTAAGTACTGCTAAAAAAAATTCTTTGACCCTGATGCACATCCTATGCAGCTTCTCCCCTGACACCAACGGATCCATAATCTGTCGGCACGGTTTGAAGCCCTAATGAAACCGCTAGAAAAAACATGTGTCGTCCCGTACGCATAATGGCCAAAGGGGGAGCGTCGTACCGCCACGTCTAACATCGTTCATGGGTCCCGTCGTAGCCACACACACCTAAAAAACTATATCTATTCCTCAATTTCCCCTCCACTCCATTATCCCACCCCCACCTCTCCAATCCTCGCCCAATGCTCCAATTCATGCCCACAGCACCCCCCTCCCCATCATAACTGTCGCTGCAGTCATGCCTCTGAAGAAGAAGGCAACAACAACGAAGAAGCCACGCAAGGCAATGTTGAAGGTGAAACCGACGAACATGACATGGGAAGCTTGGTAGCCGAAGCATATCGGGTGCCAGTTCCCGGCGATGGTCGGCAAAAGGCGTCACAAGACCAACAAGGCGGAGGTGGCCTCAGAAAAGGTGACAACAACGCATGTCTGCCTCAGACTTGGAGAGCGGCCGCAAATCTGTTGCTCTGCCTGCTTGGTGCACCACGATGTCATCCCTGTAGTGGAACATTACAATGCAATAAACTAACCAATTAACAATAAGCTAACAATGTAACAACTAGGCCCACCTTCAGAGTGTGCAAAGTTTCCATGCATGGTGCTCGGCGACGCAACAACAACTACAGCAAGGACAGGTGCACATTAATCCAATCGGCGCGGTGTGGGTCTAAATGATGCTGCTGCACACTAGTCGTGTGTTTGgtaatttcacaaaactctacatGTGCATCTGCTTCCCACCCTAAACTACTGCTAGTTTCTAGAAGGTTTAGGTAACATTTCGTTAACTTTTTTCTAGAAGGTTTGAAGTCCATGGCGCGAGTTACCAAATGAAGTGTGTTGCACGTACCAGTGTGTCGCGCGCACTTTCAAACTCCAAATGTTTCTTCTAGCAGGGAGCAGGGTCACCTAACGTGCCGGAACCTGGGAACGCGGTTGTTGGAAAAAGATGGCACACAGCTCACTTTCGTTTGAGTAAAAAATCACAGCGACCATGGCCCGGTGTAATTGTTCTATTATACAATTATGATATTTTAGTAGTGCCACGTAGAATAAATGTTGAGGTggtggaaagaaaaagaaaaaaaaaagactttACATTCTTTTACTCTCTGCGgtgctttttaattgactcacatTTAGTACGTACTGTCGGGCAAAATagggtctttgccgtgcgatctGTCGCACGGCAACGAAGAGTTTTCCCGTAGTGTACAAAGTTGTATTAAATCTAAATCAATTAAAAAAAACCGGAGAAAGTAGTTAAAAGATGATTTtttagcacaatctctctcaccacataTCTAGGATGTCTCGTTACTTAAGATAAGACTAAGAAATAAACcattatatatcatattttacTATTACATCTGTATTACGTGGCAATCTTATACTTTGGGCGCACCTGCTTTCGAGTGCCCAACATTGTCTCATATTCATCTGTTTTCCCCACCAAAGGAGAAGATACTTTATTTTCACCATGCAGGCCTAAAGGAAAGAAGTTTGAACTTCATCTCAGAAAAAGGGAGCTCGCAGGACAAACCACTCATGTGTAGCTCGTCTTTGTTTTGAATTGGTATGTATGATTCCATTAGTAAAGCTGGGTGTCGTCGTGGTAGCCGAGACTGGAGGATAGATGAAGTTGACAGAAAAGTTGAAACAAAGGATGGGGCTCATGCTGGTTTCCCTTTATTAATTTTCTTATTTAGCTGTGTAGGCTATAGAAAAGATACTGTGGTTTATTGCTTTCAGCCTTGCTGGTTCGTTTAAAACCTGGTGCTTACTGTGTTTTTGGTTGAACATTTGTAGCTCGTGGTTTCTACTAATGAAAATCGGGGAGAGAtccttttattttttaaaaatgattCCATTAGTATCAGACAAATTGACCAAACAGAACATTGGTcatacactacgggaaaaataggcGTCGCCGTGCAggctttctttgccgtgtgtttccgcacggcaaagatttctttgccgtgtgcacagataaagacgcacggcaaagatcttggCCACGGAAAAGATagacacgagcgcacggcaaagatatgaTTCACGGCAACGACGGAAGAGGCCGCATGGCAAAGAAAGGTGCACGGCAATGGCCCAACACACCGCACGACAAAGATTcggtgcacggcaaaggcgttaggcattgccgtgcaacgttggcgcacggcaaagcagcctttgcctagtatttttaacaaacgcacggcaaagaaggctttgcctagtgtaagcgcacggcaaagatgtaaaaactgaatttcttctcatctcaaaaggtgtggcgtggtatagttatcaacaaacaaaCACTTAGCCTAGTGGCAAGGTCCCATGCTTTCCCTACTTTGCGTCCTAGGTTCGATTCCCAGACCAGCTggcatttttttagataaaacatgtttggcacacggtaaagaagcgacctttgccgtgcggtgtcacacagcaaagcctttgccgtgcaacattgGCGAGTCACACGGCAAAAAAGCCTTTGCCGTTAATAGCATTGTCGTGCGACCTTTGCCGTGTGGAGTCGCACGACAAAAgctttgccgtgcatataggaccctttgccgtgcaaatagttgcacggcaaagacataTTTTCCCGTAGTGATATGTATCTTGGCCATCGTCCTCAAGCTAGACATTCACTAAACACGGACAAGAAGAATTCCAAACAGCGTTTTCCAATTTTGAAACGGTGAAAGGCCATGTTAGGTATGTTTGCCATTATGAAGCGAACTCCCAAGGCCAAAAAAAAGAGAACCAACAAGGGAGCCCCGACCTCCCCCTCCCCCTTACGTCGATGGAAGGTCTCATTCATGTTTGTGACATGGATTTCTGCATTGAGATTCATTTTTTTTCAAAGCATATATCAATATCACGGAGATATCAATTAGACTCAGCCTTTGCAACAACGTATTGTCCTAgcggcattacggatgcacacagctaaaaaagaaagaagaataaaAAAAAACGCCCTGCTATAGTGATCAAATTCTTGAAATAGCACTACTAACACTATCAAGACAACACTAGAAGTCCAgcttctccaaaaacgacgcctccacaaATATCACATCAAATAGTTTTTCCATGTCACGTCAAATATCATCATGTTTCAATTCAATCAGACTGATTGGTATGCAAAGAGGAATAATTGCCAGCCTCCCAAGTGAGAATTTCTGCGTTTCCACTCTACTTGAGAAAGTATCCGGGGCACCAAATACTTCTTTCGGATGAGGGATTAGGTCTTGCAACACTTACTCTTCGTTTAACAACTACTCCTTCCGGTTTAGAATAATTAGCTAAAgatagatgtatctacacactaaaacatgttTAGATACATTCTTTTTTGAGCAACAATATTAAACCTGAGGGGAGTAACATTTTTTTTATTCAAGATCATGTAtaccaccgccttcccctccctgCATGTACTTAAAATAAATGAGTGCACACAATAAATATTAAATGAGTGTGAAATCGAAAAATCCCCATTCACCCCATTTCGAGCTCGTCCACCATTCAAGATCTACCGACATGGCCGTCTCTTTGTCACTGGCAAGGTCCACGaggttggcggcggcgacgtcggctGTTGCGGTGGTGACTGGCCACAACGAGTCCGCTTCTTCCTATGCACTGATTAATCCGCTCACTGTAAGCATCTCAAACCCTACATGTAGGTCGGATTGAACTAAGTGGTACATAGAGACAAATCTGATAGCTTCGATTGTAGGTGATCCCTTCTAAGACGCAGGCCCTTCCGGGATTCCGTCGAGCACCCGTATGAAGTCTTGGAGGCTCCGACGCCCATATACCCCTGCTCCCGAATCAGATCTAGGGTTTTAAAATGAATTATAATTGTACTAGAGCGTTGCTTAAGTAAGTTCCTTTGAAGGAATCCAAGACCCTTCCCTTGTGGAGTTCAAGATCTCTTCATAGCCATTCTTTTCATAGCATCCTCCCTATTATTGGTAAAGACCAGCAAAACTCTAACTATTACTCTTACACAATTTCATAGATAGTTTATTTTATAAAACTTGGATACATGAATGTCCCACCACAAAAGATAAAGACCAATCAAATATGTGTGCATATCACGCAGTTGCAAGCACCTTCAACGCACGCGGTGTCAGGACCGATGTCACAACTGGGGGTACACTCCAGATGGTTCAGTAACGCTTGGCATGCTGTCCCACAGTTTTCAGAAGTACAATTAGATGTCGGCTCGATGAGATACAGATTACACCCAACTGCTTTCACGTCTGCAAAGTCAGAATATCGCACCATTAAAATAGAGTACTATGAAATATCACATCATACAGTATGACTATAGATTAGCAGAAGAGGAAATGTGCGCGCAGCTAGCCGCGCACAAGGAACAGATAGGTAGGTACCAGATGCAAGCATGGCGAAAACAAAGATCAGAAGCAACATCAGAATTATAGTCCTCCTCGTCATCTTAGTAAGATGCTGCTTTGATCGACGGGATATGTTGTATATGGCTGGTTATGATACTTTTGTGCGCGGTGAAAGAGATCAACCTTTATAGGGCATGTGATATCAATGCTAATTATTACTCCGATATTGCCTTAGATTTTAATATATTTAGTGATATCAATGCTAATTATTATTCTAATATGCGGGAATAAGTATTGTAAGATTTTCAACGATTTTTACAACTAACAAAAGCTAATCATTTGAATTTAATCCAAGATAATTAAATATTAAGGAAGATCCTAAGACTTTAAAAATAATAGTTAACTAGGAAATATTGCGATATTCAAtcataagcatgttatacgaaattAGGACTCCCAATTGGTCTGTACGCTTGGACGGTTTCACTGTTGCTATTACCTTGCACAGAAACGCGTGAGGGAGGCGTATTTCTTTCAAGTTTTTACCGTTAGAATAGGAAAAGCCGGGTCAAGAGGGAAAAGGAACCGTGGCACTTCACGTAAAGAGAAGCTTTGTCTGAGCTGAGAAACGCTCTGGCTAAACACCTTCCTCCGAGCAAACGCAGACCTATTCATTCGCGTGGCTTAAGAAACAGGAAAAGCACGACCAATTGGGGTGGGGTAGGCACGGCAGCTTCTCTAAAGCACGGCAGCACTGAAGCACATTTCTCGCGGGTTCACATATAATATTTGTAGGGTCACCAGACCTAACGAGTGGAGTCATGGTTAGTGGAATTAGTGAATAAATATCCTCTAGAGATAATAATAAATGTTACGGAGTATTATATATTTCCATCATGATTAAATGTTTATTTATTTCAGCTATAACTGCTATATTTCTTGAATGTGATATTCTCAGGAAAAATCACAAGCACGTGTAGATGTTTAAACACCAAGTAGTTCCTAGTCCAGCCTCTAGGACTAGCTCTTATGTTGTGTGATAagtatgtttttctgatcatagaAATTGTTGAAGTTAACAAGGATTACAACAACAATAGTAGTAAATTATatcttcctctctcttttctttttccttatCCAATtcaatttctgttttgaattcttgTTTAAATTCAATTCTTTTTGTAGGTTTTGCATATTTTACTTTGATTGAAATTAGTCCAAGTTATTGTAAGTACTATTTTTGGATACGAGGAAGTTTTATATGTTTATTAACATATATTAGAATGATAAGAAAGTATTCCAAATAGGTGTGATTTTGCATTTCAACTTTGGAGGATCCAAATTACTTTTCAGAAAGCTTATTTATTTATCTAGTGATACGTAGAGTTTTATTATGTGTTACTATGCAAGCAAATTTCATGGGTATGATTTTATGTGCCTAAATATTATAAGGACTTGGGAATTGGTTTAGGTCTATTCTGAAGTCATTGGTATTGATTTATTAAACCTTTGGCTTGAAATACTTAGGTatttattattcctctcataaTGTCTTTTATTTGTTTGAAAACAATGGTTATGGTTCACATCCATTTTCATGTGTGAAGTGAATACTTGGTTCATCCCCTTGAATTATTTCTAAGGATAACCATTTGATCAAATCCCTTGGATTGGAATGTAGATCATTGTACTAGGGTTATTCAACTAATCATCTCCCATGTTCTTGAGTTTTATGCATGGCCTTGGATTCACTAATGATTACTaaatgatacacaagttatggtTGAGTGGACTACGGTTTctcttgttggagatatgtccaagaggcaataataaagtggttattgttatatcttagtgttcatgataaatgtttgcatcccatgctataattttattaaccggaaacattaatacttgtgtgttttgtaaacataaaagaatcctgatacgtctcaaacgtatctataatttcttatgttccatgctagttttatgacaatactcacatgttttatatacactttacatcagtttgatgcattttccggtactaacctattaacaagatgccgaagcgccggtcctcgttttctcgctgtttttggtttcagaaatcctacacatgaaatattctcggaattggacgaaataaaagcccacggtcttattttccacggagccttccagaacaccgaagaggagacggagaggagccacgaggcggccacaccataggggggcgctgccccacccctagccgcgcctccatatggggtgggcccctcgggcgtcccccgactctgccccttcgtctatataatccttccgtcgcgaaaaccctagtaccgagacccacgatacgagaaaagttactgagacgccgccgctgtcaaccccatctcggggggttctaaagatcgcctccggcaccctgccggagaggggaatcatcaccggagggctctacatcaccatgcccgcctccggactgatgcgtgagtagttcatccttggactatgggtccatagaagtagctagatggttgtcttctcctcttgtgctatcatgtttagatcttgtgagctgcctatcatgatcaagatcatctatttgtaatgctacatgttgtgtttgttgggatccgatgaatatggaatactatgtcaagttgattatcgatctatcatatatgtgttttttatgatcttgcatgctctccgttgctagtagaggctctggccaagttgatacttgtgactccaagagggagtatttatgctcgatagtgggctcatgcctccattgaatctgggacagtgacagaaagttctaaggttgtggatgtgttgttgccactagggataaaacatcaatgctttgtctaaggatatttgtattgtttacattacgcacagtacttaatgcaattgtctgttgtttgcaacttaatactggaaggggtgcggatgctaacccgaaggtggactttttaggcatagatgcatgccggatagcggtctatgttctttgtcgtaatgccctaagtaaatctcatagtagtcatcatgatatgtatgtgcattgttatgccctctctatttgtcaattgcccaactgtaatttgttcacccaacatgttatttatcttattggagagacaccactagtgaattgtggaccccggtccattcttttacatctgaaatacaacctactgcaatcattgttctttgttgttctttgcaagcaaacatcattctccacaccatacgtttaatcctttgtttacgagcaagccggtgagattgacaacctcactcgttaagttggggcaaagtattttgattgtgttgtgcaggttccacgttggcgccggaatccctggtgttgcgccgcactacactccttcaccaacaaccttcacgtggccttcatctcctactggttccataaccttggtttcttactgagggaaacttgttgctgtacgcatcacaccttcctcttggggttcccaacggacgtgtgcttcacgcgccatcaaatccctagtaagcctcttgttaaactagcttgttgattaatagatgattgttttgtgatcatgaacattggatgttattaataacaagatcatgtcattaagagaacgatgtgatggacacacacacacacacacatagtaagcatagcatatgatcaattcattaagttcattttgctataagttttaagatacatagtaacctaatccttcgaccatgagatcatgttcatCACCTGCACCGGATgggtgctttgatgacatcaaacactacttcgtaaatgggtggttataaaggtggcattaagtatttggaaactatgggttgaagcgcatggatcaagagtgggatttgtccatccaaatgacagatatatatactctgggcccttcgGTGGAATGCCATCcaatgcaagcatgtgactaggtcacaagggatgtcatttcacggtacaagtaaagagtacttatcggtaatgaggttgaactaggtatagagataccgatgatcaaacttcggataagtaaagtatcgcgcaacaaagggaatcggtatcgtatgttaatggttctttcgatcatgatgtcatcgttgaatatgtgggagtcatgatggatctccaggtcccgctattggttattgatcggagaagtttctcgatcatgtctgcatagttcacgaaccgtagggtgacacacttaaggttcgatgttgtttaagtagatatggaatttgaaatggagaccgaatattgttcggagtctcggataggaacCAGGACATCGCGAGGAGTTCCgaaaataagattcatatatgggaagtcatattccaagtttggggtTAGtttggtgaatttatggaaggttttagaaggttctagaatcatccAGAATATTTCACTATGGCatgtggagtcccgaagacttcgCCAGCCTAGCCGACCCACATAGGggtaaggtggagtccatggtggcctccacctccttggccggcccacCCACAAGGAAGGGGGAAAGTCCCACCCCAAGTCCACCTTTGACTAGGTTTGACTATGTGATTTTATGGAAGGTTTGCACTAGGACTCCTAGGAGGAGTAGGTTTgaacccttgggtgttccacctatataaagaggaggagaggggggctggCTAGCCACATTAAGGCTGCCCTTGGCCGCaccctccctctctcccaaaccctagcgccacaCCCTCCTCTACCTCTCTCCCGCACGGCTACGGTGAAGCCCTgtaggagatctccaccaccaccgtcaccatgtcgtcgtgctgccaggattccgaggaggatctacttctgctgcccactggaatggggagaaggacatctTCAGCAACatagtacgtgtgaccgagtgcggaggtgctgcccgattgcagCACCGTCGGGATCTTCTACTCGCTCCtgagagcggcaagtgatcgactacatcatgcACGAGATCCATCTCATTAAACTCTTAGCGATCTTGATGGGTATGTTGAtcccatctcgttgctaccatctattagattagatcttggcttgttgttcgttcttgcggtaggaagttttttgttttctatgctacgaaccccaacaTCTCTTCCTCACAACAAGATTATAATTGCTTCAAAATATTACTAGGGTTTACATAGGTGCTTTGCTAGGACGTTGAAAATGGGCTATGGTTGATTACTAATAGCCTCCCTAATATATCATGTGATGCATGTGATCTTCTTATCACACTGGGGGTTAACTTGTTCTCCTATATCTCCaaagtataatcatgcattagacatgatcaacttattcctcactaacttCTTAC contains:
- the LOC124659206 gene encoding uncharacterized protein Mb2734-like; this translates as MGFGVVSILNAVFRRAFTSAGLRSSSAAVDADTTLHFWASPSLVPPSSDSKSNSKNGSDGKQRRPVVVLIHGFGPDPTWQWASQVGPLSRHFDILVPTLLFFGPSTTRAPDRSDAFQAANIAALLAGVGGGEEEEPREVHVVGTSYGGLVAYHLARALQVQGGRWRVGKVALCSSDLTKGPEDDRVLAAKGGVAEVTELMVPADTKALRRLMAIGAHDPPKYLPECLARELLRKCFGAQREGKIQLIKGIATGHGFKIAPLPQEVLIVWGEFDQIFPLEKAHKVKEKLGEKVTLKIIPNTGHLPQQEDSKLFNKILINFLLPSPPISASVK